GCCGTCGGCACCCTCACCCCGGAGCAAGCACGTAGGCGTGCCTCAGAGCTCCTCCTCGGCATCGCAGCCGGTGAGGATCCGCGAGAGGCCATCCGCCGCCAAACAGACACGCCCACCATGACCGACCTCGCCGAGCGCTTCCTCGCCGAGTACCTGCCCGGTAAGAAGCGACCACCCCGCGCCTCGACCATCTCCTTCTATGAGGGCCTCTTTCGCTGCCATGTCACCCCACGCCTCGGGGATATCCCGGTAGCCGATGTCACCACGGCGCAGGTCGAAGGGCTTCACCAGACACTTCGCCACAAGCCCTATGTGGCCAATCGCGTCCTCTCCATGCTCCAGAACGCCTTCGACCAGGCTGAGCGCTGGCAGTGGCGACCGCAGCTCTCGAACCCCGCTCGCCACGTCGAGCGCTACCCGGAAGCCAAGCGTGGCGCCAAGACCGAGGTCATGCTCTCCTCAGAGCAAATGTCCGCACTCCTCCAGGCCATTGACGCCGAAGAAGCTGAGGGCGGCAACCCGACCGCCTGCACCGCCATCCGCTTCGCGTTCTGGACGGGCTGGCGTATTGGTGAGGTGCTAAGGCTCGAATGGGACCGGATCGACATGGAGCAAGGCGTGGCAACGCTGCTCCAGACCAAGACGGCGGAGACAGAACGCCGGCAGCTACCGGCGGAGGCAGTAAGCCTCCTTGAAGAGGTGACGCGGCTCGCAGGGTGCAAATACGTCTTCCCCGGCGCTGATGCCAGAGGGCATCTGACCACGGTGCGTCGTCCGTGGCAGAACATCTGCAAGCGGGCCGGTCTCGACGACCTCCCTGGCCTCGGCGCCTTCCGCCTCCATGACCTACGCCACAATGTGGTGAGCTGGGATGTCTCTCGGGGCGTGCCCTTGGAGATTGCCGGCAGGAACGTAGGCCACCGGTCGAGGAGATCGACGGAGGTCTACGCCCACTTCGCACCGGATGCGCTGAAGAAGGCAGCTGATGAGCGGGCGCGGGCTATGCGGGAGGCGATGGAGGGGAAAGACTAGGCGAGGCGCCCACAACCGAAAGACCGTCGGGCGCCTCACCATTTTTGAGCTACTTCTCCTTCCTCACTCCCTTGAAGGGTTTCGGGTCGGCCTTCTGGTCGATGAAAAGACCAGTCTCAGTATCTCGCTTGGTCCATCGTTGATTCTTCGGGTTGAACACCTGTGAACGCTGGCGCACCGCACCTTTGCGATGGCCGTCACCTGTCGG
This is a stretch of genomic DNA from Acidobacteriota bacterium. It encodes these proteins:
- a CDS encoding tyrosine-type recombinase/integrase, with the protein product MQQRITKRAVDSLIASNQKPVFLWDRELKGFGVKALPSGRKVFLLQYRMPGDSWKKAPKRLTIGAVGTLTPEQARRRASELLLGIAAGEDPREAIRRQTDTPTMTDLAERFLAEYLPGKKRPPRASTISFYEGLFRCHVTPRLGDIPVADVTTAQVEGLHQTLRHKPYVANRVLSMLQNAFDQAERWQWRPQLSNPARHVERYPEAKRGAKTEVMLSSEQMSALLQAIDAEEAEGGNPTACTAIRFAFWTGWRIGEVLRLEWDRIDMEQGVATLLQTKTAETERRQLPAEAVSLLEEVTRLAGCKYVFPGADARGHLTTVRRPWQNICKRAGLDDLPGLGAFRLHDLRHNVVSWDVSRGVPLEIAGRNVGHRSRRSTEVYAHFAPDALKKAADERARAMREAMEGKD